In Ornithodoros turicata isolate Travis chromosome 1, ASM3712646v1, whole genome shotgun sequence, the DNA window GTCCTCCACATGGATCTCGCAGGACCGATTCACGGCCAATCCTACCTTGTTGTAGTTGACGCCGTCACGAAGTGGCTCGAGGTGCGACCAGTGCCCACCGCAACAAGCTCCGCACTCATCAACGCGCTACGTGCCATCTTTGCCACTTTCGGACTTCCGCAACCCGTGGTCAGCGATAATGGTACCGCCTTCGTTTCCAGCGAGATGAAGTCGTTcttcaacacacacacagccgCAATGGTATCCGCCACGTAACCAGCGCCCCATATCATCCCTCTACAAACGGTCAGGCGGAGAGGATGGTTCAGGAGTTAAAGCGGGCCCTGAAGACATACACCCAAGGAAGTATTCAGTGTCGTCTGTCGAGATTCCTCCTGAACCAGCACACCACAGCGCATGCGATAACCAAGGAGACGCCAGCCAAACAAATGTTTGGAAGGGAATTGAGGACTGCCCTGGACACAATTCACCCGCATTACGAGGACTCGCCCCCTGGCACCCAAGCCCAGCTTGACGACCACTTCAAGGTCTGCCAGACCGCGTGGTTCAGGACTTTCACCAATAATGGAAAGTGGTGCCAAGTGAAGGTCTGCAGGGAAGGTCGGCAAGCGTTCCTACGAGGGCCTCACACAGGATGGACGACTGCTTCGTCGGCATGTGGATCGCATGCGCAGGTCCTCTTCGCCGGTTGACAGCACAAAACGTCTCACGTCAAGCTTCCGGTTCCCCACTGGTGACATGAATTCGCCACCTGCAAGGCTGCCGGTGCCGCCGAACGACTCTCCTTGCGTGGTCCCCATCACTTCCCAAGCTCCTTCGAGACATATTCCTCAATGGCTTTCCACAGCGGCGGAGCACCCGCCTCACGACGACGCGCCACTACCGGCAGCACCTAGGCACATCATATCGGGGCCTACGTCATCTCGTGGTAGACCACTCAAGAAACCTGTGCGTTTAACATTCACTTTCAgactaaggggggggggggggaaagtgTAATATAGTGACGACGACAAAGTTGCGGAACTGTTCACGCGCTGCGCGTCCTGTTGTGTTCGTATTCTTGCTGTAAGCTTCCGTTGGGAGCGGATGGTTTTCTTCGGGCTCTCTGGTTTGGAATAAACCTTTGGATGGTTCATCTGCTGGCTCTCGATGATGTGAGTAACACAAACATATATTGCGTCCAATGGAGTAATACGGACGGGACATGGGCGGCAGGCACACAATATTGACTTAAAGTGGGCAAGGTTGCAAGTCGCACCACTACTGggaaaataattttgcaatGCACAATGGTCCATGAGAGGTGCCTGCTTTCGGCTCAGGTACGGCCACTGCCGTTTCCACACTGTATCAGTTACACCAGCATTGACACGTCGTCTATCCAGTATTTGTCAACCCAAGCCAATACTGGTCCGAGACTGTCCTAATGTTGGCAAGATCCGCCCAGTTGTACAAATTAAACCTTTCACTAGAAGGCAGGAATATTGACATGCCCTCATGTTGACATACCCTGTATTGCCAGTGCAGCTTCTACAATGGTAGGGAAAGCACTTCTGCGCGCCTCCGTACGTAATAGGTTGTCGCAATATGGGTGACATATCGAATAAGAGACTGAATACCGGGTACGAATGAATGCCAGATGTATTCTTGCCAACAGTTTCTCCTCTCCCTCATCTTGCTCAGCCCTGCACTGTGctcttgtctgtgtgtgtgttcagtatAAATTCTAATGGGGTGACGAGTAAAAACCCATCCCAGAAACgattgcacaacttgttgcgTGGAAGCAGACATTGAGTACTACCTACAATCCTGCAACTGGTATCTCTCTGAAAGACTCATCCTCCAACCCCACATTCAacgacttatttatttattgatttcaACACACAAGTGATTACGAGCAGAGGCTAAAAAGTCACAGGAGACTTGATAAGGCCTCTACCCCCTACAGCAGCACATTAAATAATCACAATATATGCAACACTATGCACTATGATAAACAAGTACAGAAATGTCACCCAATcatcaataataataaatagCGAATGAAACAAAGATCAGCTTTGATTCTTACCCATGCTACAGCAATGTAACGTTTATATACAGTACCCTAAATTACAAAAATATGTTAGCAAATCATTTCTGTGTAAAGACAGCAAATCGCATGTATTATCATTGAGTAATCTAACTAAATTATATTGCAACCTGTAGAACCCATACGACGTCCGGCACTGTGGAACTTTATATGTTAAAGGGTGGCGCTAGTTGTAAGCAGGATTAGTAATTTCTAAGCTCGCCACGTCCGGAAGGTCACTTAAGTTTTCCTTAACTGCCCTTTGGTACGCCAGGATGAGCTTATAGCAATAAAGGTTGTGAATTCTGGGTATGCGACACTTCTCGAATAGCACCGCTGTCGTATAGTTGTAGCTCACATCTTCTAGAATACTTAAAAATTGGGTACCCCAACATCGCTTTGGCGCAACCAGAGGGCGGTTACTTCCCCCTTGAGCTTTCTTCCTGCCACCGGCGTCTGGACCAGCCTCTAAAGCCCCCTTTTCTGTGCGCTTcctttttctctcctttttctttttctctttcttcttctttaatgAGTAGCAAGTCGAactttcaataaacatatccaccCATGAATCCTGGCGAGCAGTTAACAACAATCCTGCGGTGTCATACGCAGTGTGCAACACCAGACTCCTTATCCCAAGAGTTTTGGCGTTCTTTTTCTGGCTTGTCTCCTTCTTCATTTCCTTTCGTTTCACATTTTTCAGCACGATATATTCGGGTCAGAACGAAGTAATTCAGTTATACGTCCGTCAACAACACAGGTAACACCCatacaaataaaataatatGGCAAACGATAACTGCACGGAGAAACCTGTACTTTGATGTGGGGCGCGCCAATGTGTCCAATACTGGACAAAAGATTACGGAACGCACTCCTCCTTCGGAGACACACACTAGAGGGGGacggtaccgtacggacttgcaaacaggtaaCTGGGTTACCTACGCAGACGTGTATATCCGCACTGACCCATTCGCTGCTCGCGTGACACTCCGAGGAAGGAACCGCCGGgacgcgcgttccgtaaaccttTATCCCACACTATACCTTGATTGGGCATATATTGACTTCATATTTACTGAACATCGGAACAACGTAAAGCCAATGTTGAACCTCTGCCTGGGCAATATGGGATCTACATTACCAAGACTGGAGTTGAAAACTGGCGTGCCAGTAATACCCAGCAGTAAATATCACGGAGCAGCGCGCGTACATTTTGCATCATTCACAGTCGGCAGCATAGGCGCCGACCGCGGGAAGGGGGGAGGGACCTTGTCCCCCCCCCCGGaaatgaactaggggggggggcgcctccccgagaagtcccgctaagagactgacaccaacgttttgggctcggcgcgcccgggtcaaaagagcgaagaggcaccaacccaaaaatgcatcttgcaatttgtaaaatatgtatccgcccaccatactcattatcacagtagaagatgaggcgaagaaacatagAGCATGACACAACACAatgcctgaatttcgcccaaagcaatcagatcaatgaaacgaagcagtcgaaaaggcaccagcagctgccagtcttcggaacgcatatccgttgggagcgggttcaactcccgctgctccatttcattgaccatatattcattatattgcgcgcatttcgggtcaaacaccggtGATTTAATGCATTtcgttccttttgcactcagttttcaaaggcgtaatgccttcagttgtgcgcatgttcactgtttacgttctccctgttttctcttcttttttattctgttcttccttcctgttatttctataccagttcggcatacatcataggatcccgtcagagtgtgtgattcttcagctttagttttgcgTTCTTCATTtctcgtttccttttcttttcttctttttgttttcttttgcgttcttcttttctttgccttttttgtcttcccctttcacttttttttttatgaataaCACGcagacatccatctggcttaccttccctttctttttttttcttaataaccatatccccacccccacccccccgccagagtacttacttcgcggccCGAAACGTAACTTTTTCTAACGATGCGGATGCCAGTAATGTCACGGCATAGCCAGAGTTTATATTTTCGTTTTATTGTATCTTTAGCAAGGAGCCCGTTAATTCGTTTTTGCATTCATAATATTAATATGATGCGTCTTGGAAATCAGATGACAAGATGAGAGAAACATGCGCCGCAAAATTTTAAGAAATTGGAATTTCTCCGCAATGCTGCGCTTTCCGGAGTTCCAGTAGTTGAAGAGATCAGTTGGACAACACATTTCGTGATCCGTGGTTGCCGAGCCTCCCTTCTTTTATGCATAGAGAATATGCCTGGCATCGAAAGATACCAGCACAGGTGAACAGGATTCAAGTAAGGGTGGCACGTAGCAAGCATTTCACTTACTTAACGGGTGATACTTCATCCTTTACCTCCCGGCATTGCGGTAATTTAAGAAGGGCACCCAACATGTAGTCAGACTTCGAATATTTCAAAGGACTAACTACTAAAACGCCGAGAGCCTGTGATTTAGGCTTTCCACTTCTCTGTGAATCATGCGTCTCCTCTTCCACAGAATTGATAAGCGAACCGAGACGGCACGGCGTCTGTATTTCTCAAAGAGTACTTAGTTCTGTGAATACAAAACAGTAACATGGGACGTCATTGCCTGCAAAACATACCGCGTAACAGCGAGCCCTTTATTGCAAGGCAGCTTCCCATTACTCCTGTGTCTATGTCTCCTTTCACAGAGGCACCTTTTTCAACTTTCCTGGTATGTTTTAAAACGGGTGCACAAAATGAATGGCCGAGAACACATACCTAACATGCCGCGAAACGAACTACTACATACCGGCACTCCCAAAAGTAGTAACTAAAGAGACGGCGGCAGATGAACAGATCCAGTCCTTCGATCAGAACCCGAGAGAATTCCACCGGTGAGAGCGTTATCAATCCACCATTTCAATGTATGAGGACGTAAGTCAACCTACCGTCGTCTTAGGCATCCAACACTTTTCGTACAAGCCACACGCACATGCACAGACACACTGCGAACGCAACCTTGTCTTCGCAGAACAACCTATTGCGTCTTAAGGTGTGGAGAGAGAGTGTTCATGCGCGAAACGAAACGACGAGGTCACGGCGGTAACCTCTACGCGAAGGAAAATAGCTCCTGAATATACGGCTACAGGAGTGCGACGCTGAACGTTGCGCCGGAATTGTGCCTATCTGGTCACTGCTGCCGGCGTCGCCGAAGACGACTTTGCTGGCGCTGACTTTGTTCTCACGGAAACGTGGACAGCATGGACATCCTTCTAAAATACGAATGGAAGATAAATTcgggttttcctttttcttagaACCGCCGCTTGCGTACACAAACTGTTGGTCATCTGACGGCGACGGTGtattccttcttcttttttgttttctttctctgtttttgCATATTTCGTTGTAATCTCGGAGTGCGCACTGCAGTTAATACCTTTAATGTCCGCTTAAAGTTACAGCTTAATCTTTTTTTAACGTCATATCTATATTTAATGACGTGGGCAACGTGTGCGTCAGGTTGGGGGAAGGACAAAAAATGGAACACTAAACGaacagcacaagacagaacCATCAATGAaggtgggtcattccacgccaagtgatccagcgaTGCTGCTCGACCACCGCCGATTTTGACGAAAAAATAATTGCGGTGGTAGACGTAACCCAAATCCAAAATATTTGCCTCAAATAGCGACGCGTTCCGGCGCTAGGGGGCTCTGAAGTTCGCGCTTcgaacaaaaaccgtggcccctctgGAAGCGTGTTGTAAGCGTTCTACGGCACCGAAGAAGCCCAAAATTTAAACATGTTTTCTAGAAGGACAATACCACCAACTGACCGAATTTGAATAGTTAACCGCAAAATTTGGGATTTGCGAGATCCTGCGAAACACTTCAAAATTTGCCCAACTTTgacattttttataaaaatagcTACAGCATCTACCAAAACAAAATTTTGCAGGTGTGAAGCCCCTCGGGAGTAGTCTATAACAAAAAGGTATTAACCCTTTTCTTAACGATCTAGGTGTTGTAAAAAATTTGTAAATTCGCGGAAATCCTTAAAAAGTCCACATTTCAGGGTTAAAATTTTCAATGGGGATAACAAGCTAGAAATATGCGCATTACAAAGAACTGTAGAAGAACTTCCCATTTATGCGTGAATAAAAAAttaggaagttttttttttataaattgaaGAAATATTCTTTTTTCGGCTCTATACTCGCGAAGTAGGCTTGGCAGCGCGGTCATAAGCGCATGCTGATCCTGCTGGCCTCAAGAAACCTTGAGGTAAAACCAAAATTTTAGCAAAAGGGATGCTGGAAGCTGTTCTACAAGAGGAGTGAGTCAACATTGAAATGGTAATTTCCCTATTTCGGTAGAGCTCTTTCGACCATCTCAATGTCGCGGCTGCACACAGTTCACTGAAACTACCGACCACCCGTACGCTCAAATGCACGAAAGAATGAGCACTTGTGAGGATATGTCTCACAGGCATTCTAGAAGTAGACTCGGTGTGGAGTATCTAGTATTCGACCCAAGCCGGGTGATTCATCTTCACACGCTTCCGCACAGCCGGTTCAAGGCTCTCCCTTCGCTTCTGGTCGGAGGGCCGCAACTTGGTGCACATAAAATTTCTTATAGCAGCAGTTCGACTCGATCTTTGTTCCTTTTTGCAACTCAAACGTACAACACATTTTGCACAGGAGTATCCTATATTAGCTGCAGTTTTAAGAGACAGTTCAATTTCGACAGACTTGCACACGTGCAATTTGCGTTGCTCGTTTGTCGAGAAGTTTTTGGAAGATTCAAACAGGAGGGACGCAAGATAAGTCTTATACTTTTGATAAAGATAAAGTCACTAGGCATGCTGGGGGTGTACTGGGAACTTGCTGAAGAGGGCGTTGTTGGTTAGGTTAGAGGATATAAACCAAGTTTgataataaatccttgttcgtcagtctgtgcctgtgtgttgtgtcgtctgttgacttgttccccggcacgggggttttatcgcttttaaagtcgTTTGTTAAACCGCTTCTTTTGGTGGTCGTCGTCGTTGCACTCTCGGATATCTTGAACCTATAGATTCCGATGACACTTCGGCGACTGCTAGCACCAACAAAGGACCTCCACAGCGGTGAGTGTTGAATTGCTCTCCTTCTTTTACCGTAGCTTGTTTTACTGCTTGTTGTTTCACGGGAAACAACAAATTAGAGCAACATATTCCATTCTCTGACTTTTCTTTCCTTCGCCCCATTTGCTCGCGACTGGTATTCCATATGAAAGTTCCGATAATGGGATTATAGCGTCTAGTATATTTTTAACGAAATTCAGCTATAGCACATATGGCGATAGATATTTCAGCCCCAAAAATTAACCTGTAGTGTATCACAACTGACTCTTCATATATCATTCGATTTTATTCCTTCCTTGTGTCACAGTGACCCCATTTTCTTCCATGACGTTTTCTTAAAATCATGCGTGTCATTTCTGTAaaaccttttttcttgtctatgTTTTCAGGCATGACGCTAATGATCTCCCGCCGTGTAGCTTTGGGCCACTGCACTGTAATAAGCGCACAAGTTGAAATCCGCTGGATTACTGCGGGTTCTGCGATTTCAGCATTGCCGCTCGGCACATCGCATGCCTTCGGTCCAGGCGCGACAGAAAATGCGTACTGGCACGATACTGTTCATCCTATCATTGTTTATTTCCGTGATGTCGACAGACAGGACAAAGACACATAGCACCAGACTTATAaatgctccgcttttatccaatatcactgaaCTCCTCGTGTAAACATCTCGTCTtggatcacctcatcgctcacacttgtagatactcacttgttatcgtccgccaagcacgttagcctgttcacccttctctctttcttatcctggtccatctcatcgctcgtacctgtagatagcttttaactaccacacactctcacatCCCACTCTCATCCCATAAGcatctctcacacactcaccgtagttttggcgctatatggcctttgttgcgtttgtgccattaaaaccataatctctctttctctctctcacttatAAATGGTATCATGTAAGTGGTAACGCAT includes these proteins:
- the LOC135395787 gene encoding uncharacterized protein K02A2.6-like, with the protein product MTAMKHAARSYFWWPQLDTAIENAVSSCHTCQRYAKSLPRQLPPVWSRPRVAWSVLHMDLAGPIHGQSYLVVVDAVTKWLEVRPVPTATSSALINALRAIFATFGLPQPVVSDNGTAFVSSEMKSFFNTHTAAMAERMVQELKRALKTYTQGSIQCRLSRFLLNQHTTAHAITKETPAKQMFGRELRTALDTIHPHYEDSPPGTQAQLDDHFKVCQTAWFRTFTNNGKWCQVKVCREGRQAFLRGPHTGWTTASSACGSHAQVLFAG